From Glycine max cultivar Williams 82 chromosome 11, Glycine_max_v4.0, whole genome shotgun sequence, the proteins below share one genomic window:
- the LOC100777055 gene encoding secoisolariciresinol dehydrogenase-like, with the protein MASISTVSVLDRRLEGKVALISGGASGIGEATARLFSKHGAHVVIADIQDDLGLSLCKHLESASYVHCDVTNENDVQNAVNTAISKYGNLDIMFNNAGIIDEIKTSILDNSKFDFERVISVNLVGPFLGTKHAARVMIPAKRGSIINTASVAGTFSGGASHAYTSSKHALIGLMKNTAVELGQFGIRVNCLSPYVVATPLTKKCFNLDEDRNGEIYSNLKGVHLVPNDVAEAALYLAGDESKYVSGHNLVLDGGFTNLNVGFSVFGQSE; encoded by the exons ATGGCAAGTATTTCTACTGTCTCGGTTCTTGATAGAAG GCTTGAAGGGAAAGTGGCTCTTATCAGTGGTGGTGCTAGCGGTATAGGTGAGGCCACTGCAAGACTCTTCTCTAAGCATGGAGCACACGTTGTGATAGCTGATATTCAAGACGATTTGGGTCTCTCTCTTTGCAAACACTTGGAATCCGCTTCCTATGTCCATTGCGATGTCACAAACGAAAACGACGTTCAAAACGCCGTTAACACAGCGATTTCCAAGTATGGCAATCTAGATATCATGTTTAATAATGCTGGCATAATTGATGAGATAAAAACAAGCATACTTGACAACAGCAAGTTTGATTTTGAGAGAGTGATAAGTGTGAACTTGGTTGGTCCTTTTCTGGGAACAAAGCACGCTGCTAGGGTTATGATTCCTGCTAAAAGGGGAAGCATAATTAACACTGCTAGTGTTGCTGGAACCTTTAGTGGAGGGGCTTCACATGCCTACACAAGTTCAAAGCACGCACTAATTGGACTGATGAAAAACACTGCGGTGGAGCTTGGACAGTTTGGTATTAGGGTAAATTGCTTGTCCCCTTATGTGGTTGCCACACCATTGACTAAGAAATGTTTCAATCTTGATGAAGACCGAAATGGTGAGATTTATTCCAACCTAAAAGGTGTTCATCTTGTGCCAAACGATGTGGCCGAAGCTGCTCTATATTTGGCAGGTGATGAGTCAAAGTATGTTAGTGGTCACAATCTTGTGTTAGATGGAGGGTTCACCAATCTAAATGTAGGATTTTCTGTGTTTGGGCAGTCTGagtaa